The genomic segment CCCGAGAAGGTGACGGCCTGCTTAAAGCTCTTTACGGCGTCCTCGAAGAAGGCGTTGCGGAAGCGCGCCATGCCGGTGTAGATGTAGGGCAGGATGTTTCCGGGGTCGAGCGAGCCTGCGCGCAGGAAGCTCTGCTCGGCCTCCTCGTAGCGCCCCTCCCTGTATAAGCTCCTGCCTTCCTCCAGGGCCCTCTGGAAGTCGTCGCGGAGCCCCATGCCCAGGGCCGCGACGGCGGCGGCGATGAGCACCGCGGCCGTGCCCGGGGAGGAAGGCCCGCCGAAGAGCCTTCGGGCCTCGGGGTGGCGGACGAGCCCCTGGGGCCTGGGCCTGCTCCCGGGCATGAGGCCGGCCGCCGCGACGAGCGCGAGCGCTGCGAGGACGAGGGGCCCGAAGCGGTGCGAGTAGCGGACCTCCTCCCTCGGCTCGCCCTCGAGCTCGCCCAGCGCCATGAGCCGCTCGGCCAGGGCGTAAAGGTCGCCGTGATCGTCGGCGCCCACCTCGTAGCGGATCCCTCCGGTCATGCGCGAAAGCTCATCGAGGACGGGACGGTTGACACCCACCATGACGCGCCGGCCCGCCTCGTCGAGCTTGTAGCCCGTAACGCTGCCGGTGGCGGAGAGGACCGGTACGGGCGAGGCGCCCTCGCCCACGCCGACGGTGAAGACCCGCACGCGGCGGTTCATGGCCTCGCCCAGGACCCTGGAGCCGCGGATGCTCTCGTCGCCTCCGTCGGTGAAGATGACGATGTTCCTGGAGCGCGTCTCGTCGTCGAAGAGCTTCATCGACTCCTCCAGCGCCGCTTCCAGCGAGGTGGCCCCGCTCTTCATGACACCCTGGTCGAGGCGGCCCAGGAAGACCTTGAGCGCCGCCTCGTCCCGTGTGAGCGGCGAGACCCCGGCCGCCGTGTACGAGAAGATGACGAGCCCCACCCTCGCCCCCTCGAGGATATCGAGCAGATGGGAAGCGGCGTCGACGGCGAGTTCGAAGCGGCTGCGCCCTCCCGAAAGGGAGCTCATGGATCGTGACGCGTCTATGGCGATGACCACGTCCTCGGCCCGCTCGCCGGCAAGGGTCTTGCCCTCGCCCACCCTCGGTCCGGCGGCGGCCACGGCGAGCAGCACAAGCGCCGCCGCCACGGCGACGGCGGACTTGCCGGCGGCGACGACGGCCGGGCCGCGAAGCCACAGGCGCGAAAGGTCCGCCCGCCTCGCCCTCAGGGCGTAGAGGAAGAAGAAGAGGACGACCGGTGCGGCCGCCGCGGTGGAGAGGAGGTAGGGCCTGTCGAAATACATCTCCGTCACGGAAGCCTCCTGAACCTCGTCCCCCGCAGCACCGACTCGACGACGAGCAGGGCCATCGCCCCCATTACCGGCCAGTGGTAGACGTCCTCGTAGCCGTAGCTGCTCGAGCGCAGCCTCTCCTTTTCGAGGCGGTCGATCTCCTCGTAGACGAGGAGCAGCTCCCTGGGAGAGGGTATCTGGAAGTAGGCGCCGCCGGTGAGGCGGGCCATCTCGCGCAGATAGTCTATGTTGGTCTCGAAGTTGGTCTGCAGGTTTGCTATCTGCTGCTCCGCCGCGTCGCCCTCCTGGATGGTGTAGATCCGTATGCCGAGGGCGCGGGCCGCCGCTGCGGCCGTGAGGGGCTCTATCTCGCCGGAGTTGTTTATGCCGTCGGTCAGCAGTATTATGACGCGCGAGGCGGCCTCGCTGTCCCTGAGCAGGTTGGAGGCGGCCGCCACGGCCGGGCCGAGGGCGGTGCCCGAGGGCAGCGCGCCGAACTCGAGGTCCTCCACGAAGGTCGAGAGGTAGCGGTAGTCGTCCGTCACCGGGCAGGTCATGACGGCGTCGCCTGCGAAGGAGACGAGCCCTATGCGGTCGACGGTGCGGCCGGCGACGAACTCCCTCGCCATGCGCTTCACCTGGTCGAGCTTGGTCCGCCCGCCGTCGAGACTCTTCATTGACGCCGACGTGTCGATGACGAGCACCATGTCCACGCCCTCGACGGGCTCGCCCTCGAGGGGGGTGAGAAGCTGGGGCCTCGCCGCCGCCACTATGAGTAGCGCCGCCGACGCAAGCCACAGCCCCTCGACAAGGGGCCGCATCCGCGCCGTCAGTCCCCCCCTGTAGCCCCTCACGGCGTGGAGAAGGGGGAAGGGCACGGCGGCTTCGGCCTTGCGGCGGGAGAAGGCCCGCCAGCCGACAAGCGGTATGAGCAAGAGGAAAAGCAGGATAATCGGGTCGTCAAATCGCATAAAGGCTCTCGCCCTGCCCGCCGGCGGGCGGCGCAACGGTGGAAGGGACGGCGATACGGCCCTTACCAGTCCCTGCCGACGAGCTCTCTCGCTCTCTCTACAAAGACCCCCGGCTCGTCCCCGGCCGGCCTGTAGCCGCCGAAGACGACGAGGTCGGAGTCGAAACGGAACTCGGCCAGCCTCCTGCGGCCCTCTTCGTCGCCCCGCTCCAGCGAGGCGACGAGCCGGAGAAAGGCGCTCGTCGTCACCCCGGAGGGGGGCAGCTCCACGCCGGAAAGGACAAGGCCCTCTACGACGGAACAGACGGCGCGGTAGAAGGTCCTGGGGTCGCCTATGCCCGCCCCTTCGATCTCGTCGAGGGCGCGCAGGGCCGCCTCGCGGGGATCGACGGACGGCCCGGCCTCCACTTCCGTCTCCTCCCGTCCCCTTGTGAGCATGTATCCCGTGACGGCCGCACCGGCCAGCGCCGCCGCCGCTGCGGCGGCGTATGCCCAGGCCGGCCACGGCCGCGCAGCGGCCCGCTCCGGCTGCGGGTCGCGTATGTCCTCTATCTCGATGACCGTCTCCGGCACGGTCCGCCTGACGACGACCCTGATGGGCCTCGACCAGGCGACCTGCTCCGGTCCGCCGTCCTCGCTGTAGTAGACCGGCTGGGCCGGTATCGTGAGCTCGCCGGGCTCGTAGGAGACGAGCACGTAGTCGAGCCTGTAGTAGGTCCTGCCCCCTTCCTCGCGCTTGTCGACGCCGGCCATGCCGAGCATGTCAAGGGGCGTGAAGTCGGGCCTGTCAACGGGGAGGACGGCCGCGGTGTCGTCGTCGACGGTGACGTGGAGCGTATATATGAAGCGCTCCACCACGGCGGCGTCGGTCCTGTCCACCTCGGCGCGGACCTCCACGCCGGCCCGCGCGGCCCCGGCAGCGCCGAGCATAATGGCCGCCGCGGCCAGGGCCGCGGCCCTGCGCGCAAGGAGAGTGCCGCCCGAAACACCCACCGTCTACACCCTCTTGCCGAAGAACTCTCTCAGGGGTCTGAGCGAGGGCGTCGAGACGCACAGGTCTATCCACTCGACGCCGCAGTTGCGGAAGATCGCCTCCCGCCGCGCCTTGAGCCGCCTGAAGCACGAGGCCACGTGATCTCTGAAGCCCTCGTCCGAGGCGTCGAAGACGGCGGTCTCGCCCGTCTCCGTGTCGACGAACTTCACGAATCCCACATCCGGGATCTTCTCCTCCCTCTCGTCGCTCAGCACCACGGGCACCACGGTGCAGCGCGCCGCGAGGCTCCTGAGGGGGAGCGAGAAGTCGCCGGCGTCGAAGTCGGAGACGATGAAGACGAGCCCCCTCTTCCAGCCCACGCGCAAGACGGCGTCGATGCCCGCGCCCACGTCGCTTCCCCTGCCCATGGGCTCGGCCCCGAGCAGACGCGCCGTCATCTCGGTAAGCACCTTCCGCCCCCTGCGGGGCCTGACCATGAACTCGACCCTGTCGCTGAAGGCGATGAGTCCCACGGGGTTGTTCCACCGCAGCGCCGCAAGCCCCAGCAGCGCGGTGAGCACGGCCGCCTCCTCGCGCTTGGTGCTCTCGCCGGAGCCGTAGTCCATGGAGCCGCTCACGTCGACGAGGAATACGACGGGAAGGTCCTTCTCCTCTATGCAGACCCGCACGTACGGCGTGCCGAGCTTGGCCGTCGTCTTCCAGTCGATGGCGCGAACGTCGTCGCCGGGCACGTACTCGCGGATCTCGTGGAACTCCATGCCCGAGCCCTTGAAGACGCTGCCGTACTCGCCGACCATCAGGCTCCTGACGAGCCTCCGCACGCGAATCTCTATGAGCCTGGCCTCTTCGAGCGCCCTGGCCGGAAGGCCGGCGCACGCGCCCCTCTCGACGACCTCCGTCACGGGACCTCCACCCTGTCGATGATCTCGGAGATCACGTCCTCGGCCGTGACTCCCTCGGCCTCGCCCTTGTAGCTTAAGATGATCCTGTGGCGCAGCACGTCGGAGACCATCTCCTGCACGTCTTCGGGGAGCACGTAGCCGCGGCCGGCGAGGAAGGCGCGGCTGCGGGCCGCCTTGTTGAGGAATATGGTGGCCCGCGGAGAGGCGCCGTACTCGACGATATCCCCCATGCCGAACCTTCCGGGCTCGCGGGTAAGACGCACGATCTCCACTATGTAACTCTTTATCGAGTCCTCGATGCGGATCGAGTCGACCACCTTGCGGGCCTTGAGGATCTCCTCGGGCTTTATGACCCGCTCGACGACGATGCCGGGCGCCTCCTCGACCCTCTCGCCGTGCTCATGCAGCAGGAAGGGATTGTAGTCGCCCGACACGGACGACATGCGCTCCATGATGAGCTTCTCCTCGTCGGCCTCGGGATAGGTGATGTTGACCTTGAGCATGAAGCGGTCGAGCTGGGCCTCGGGCAGGGCGTAGGTCCCCTCGAGCTCGATGGGGTTCTGGGTGGCCAGGACGAGGAAGGGGTTGTCGAGCGCGAGCGTTTCGCCGCCGAGGGTGACCTGGCGCTCCTGCATGGCCTGGAGCAGCGCCGACTGCACCTTTGCGGGCGAACGGTTTATCTCGTCGGCGAGGACGATGTTGCCGAATATGGGACCTCTCTTGGCGACGAAGTCGCCCTTGGCGTGGTCGTATATGACCGTCCCTATGAGGTCGGAAGGAAGGAGGTCGGGCGTGAACTGGATGCGGCGGAACTCGAGGTCCATCACGTCGGCCAGGGTCTTGATGGTGAGCGTCTTGGCAAGGCCCGGCGCCCCTTCGAGCAGGACGTGCTCGTTCGAGAGGAGGGCGATGAGCAGCCGCTCTATCATGCGCCGCTGGCCGACCACCACCTTGGCCACCTCGCTTTCGATCTTCCTGAAGAAGACCGCTTCCTCCCTGACCTGCGCATTGATCGCGGCGTCGCTGTAAGCCATCGCCCGAAACCT from the Deltaproteobacteria bacterium genome contains:
- a CDS encoding VWA domain-containing protein encodes the protein MRFDDPIILLFLLLIPLVGWRAFSRRKAEAAVPFPLLHAVRGYRGGLTARMRPLVEGLWLASAALLIVAAARPQLLTPLEGEPVEGVDMVLVIDTSASMKSLDGGRTKLDQVKRMAREFVAGRTVDRIGLVSFAGDAVMTCPVTDDYRYLSTFVEDLEFGALPSGTALGPAVAAASNLLRDSEAASRVIILLTDGINNSGEIEPLTAAAAARALGIRIYTIQEGDAAEQQIANLQTNFETNIDYLREMARLTGGAYFQIPSPRELLLVYEEIDRLEKERLRSSSYGYEDVYHWPVMGAMALLVVESVLRGTRFRRLP
- a CDS encoding MoxR family ATPase, with amino-acid sequence MAYSDAAINAQVREEAVFFRKIESEVAKVVVGQRRMIERLLIALLSNEHVLLEGAPGLAKTLTIKTLADVMDLEFRRIQFTPDLLPSDLIGTVIYDHAKGDFVAKRGPIFGNIVLADEINRSPAKVQSALLQAMQERQVTLGGETLALDNPFLVLATQNPIELEGTYALPEAQLDRFMLKVNITYPEADEEKLIMERMSSVSGDYNPFLLHEHGERVEEAPGIVVERVIKPEEILKARKVVDSIRIEDSIKSYIVEIVRLTREPGRFGMGDIVEYGASPRATIFLNKAARSRAFLAGRGYVLPEDVQEMVSDVLRHRIILSYKGEAEGVTAEDVISEIIDRVEVP
- a CDS encoding DUF58 domain-containing protein, whose product is MTEVVERGACAGLPARALEEARLIEIRVRRLVRSLMVGEYGSVFKGSGMEFHEIREYVPGDDVRAIDWKTTAKLGTPYVRVCIEEKDLPVVFLVDVSGSMDYGSGESTKREEAAVLTALLGLAALRWNNPVGLIAFSDRVEFMVRPRRGRKVLTEMTARLLGAEPMGRGSDVGAGIDAVLRVGWKRGLVFIVSDFDAGDFSLPLRSLAARCTVVPVVLSDEREEKIPDVGFVKFVDTETGETAVFDASDEGFRDHVASCFRRLKARREAIFRNCGVEWIDLCVSTPSLRPLREFFGKRV
- a CDS encoding VWA domain-containing protein produces the protein MTEMYFDRPYLLSTAAAAPVVLFFFLYALRARRADLSRLWLRGPAVVAAGKSAVAVAAALVLLAVAAAGPRVGEGKTLAGERAEDVVIAIDASRSMSSLSGGRSRFELAVDAASHLLDILEGARVGLVIFSYTAAGVSPLTRDEAALKVFLGRLDQGVMKSGATSLEAALEESMKLFDDETRSRNIVIFTDGGDESIRGSRVLGEAMNRRVRVFTVGVGEGASPVPVLSATGSVTGYKLDEAGRRVMVGVNRPVLDELSRMTGGIRYEVGADDHGDLYALAERLMALGELEGEPREEVRYSHRFGPLVLAALALVAAAGLMPGSRPRPQGLVRHPEARRLFGGPSSPGTAAVLIAAAVAALGMGLRDDFQRALEEGRSLYREGRYEEAEQSFLRAGSLDPGNILPYIYTGMARFRNAFFEDAVKSFKQAVTFSGSEHLAVAYYDLGCALFRDGDYFGALVAFKEALRLDPDDGEARHNYEVCLNVMQLYNLEKPDTGHGEQIAEQRNKAPGEENEVRVETESDDSIGREKLQRRFMEDFGEMNAEGEETGLFGEFRELTPFEAENLLDEAAEDELERFRILLGRRVPRGSPLSGRNEW